The proteins below are encoded in one region of Manis pentadactyla isolate mManPen7 chromosome 2, mManPen7.hap1, whole genome shotgun sequence:
- the GZMK gene encoding granzyme K — translation MTTFPSFSLFFLIAGAYLTSECFNMEIIGGKEVSPHSRPFMASIQYSGEHMCGGVLIHPQWVLTAAHCHPGSAKGQSSKVVLGAHSLSKNEASKQILEVKKFIQFSRLKSDLESDDIMLVKLHTAAKLNKHVQLLHPSSKNDIRAGTKCKVIGWGNTDPEFLSPSDTLREVTVTVVNRKLCNSQSYYNHNPVITKDMVCAGDNKGKKDSCQGDSGGPLICKGAFYALVSGGHKCGDAKKPGIYTLLTKKYQAWIKSKLAPSYAN, via the exons ATGActacatttccttctttttctctatttttcctgATAGCTGGGGCTTATTTAACTTCAGAAT GTTTCAACATGGAGATAATTGGAGGGAAAGAAGTGTCACCTCATTCCAGGCCATTTATGGCTTCCATCCAGTACAGCGGGGAACACATGTGTGGAGGAGTTCTGATCCACCCGCAGTGGGTGCTAACAGCAGCCCACTGCCACCCCGG GTCTGCTAAAGGCCAGTCTTCAAAAGTGGTTTTAGGAGCACACTCTCTTTCCAAGAATGAAGCCTCCAAACAAATACTTGAGGTGAAAAAATTCATACAGTTCTCAAGACTTAAATCAGATCTTGAGTCAGATGATATTATGCTGGTTAAG CTTCACACTGCTGCAAAACTCAACAAGCATGTCCAGCTGCTCCACCCAAGCTCCAAAAATGATATTAGAGCTGGAACGAAATGCAAGGTTATTGGCTGGGGAAACACCGACCCAGAATTTTTAAGCCCCTCTGATACCCTGCGAGAAGTCACTGTTACTGTCGTAAATCGAAAACTTTGCAACAGCCAAAGTTATTACAACCACAACCCTGTTATAACTAAAGACATGGTCTGTGCAGGGGAcaacaaaggcaagaaggattcctgCCAG gGTGACTCAGGTGGCCCATTGATCTGTAAAGGCGCCTTCTATGCCTTAGTTTCTGGAGGTCATAAATGTGGTGATGCCAAGAAACCTGGAATCTACACCCTATTAACCAAGAAATACCAGGCTTGGATCAAAAGCAAGCTTGCTCCATCTTATGCAAACTAA